In Phaeobacter piscinae, one genomic interval encodes:
- a CDS encoding superoxide dismutase, producing the protein MAFELPDLPYAHDALASKGMSAETLEYHHDLHHKAYVDNGNKLIADTEWDGKSLEEIIKGTYDANAVAQSGIFNNISQLWNHNQFWEMMGPGESKMPGELEKALVDSFGSVDKFKDEFSAAGAGQFGSGWAWLVKDTDGGLKVTKTENGVNPVCFGQTALLGCDVWEHSYYIDFRNKRPAYLTNFLDNLVNWENVASRM; encoded by the coding sequence ATGGCTTTTGAACTTCCCGATCTTCCTTACGCCCATGACGCGCTGGCATCCAAAGGCATGTCCGCCGAAACACTGGAATATCACCACGACCTGCACCACAAGGCTTATGTCGACAACGGCAACAAGCTGATCGCGGACACCGAGTGGGATGGCAAATCGCTGGAAGAGATCATCAAGGGCACCTATGACGCCAATGCAGTTGCCCAGAGCGGTATCTTCAACAACATCTCCCAGCTGTGGAACCACAACCAGTTCTGGGAAATGATGGGCCCGGGCGAAAGCAAGATGCCGGGCGAGCTGGAAAAAGCGCTGGTAGACAGCTTCGGCTCGGTTGACAAATTCAAGGATGAGTTTTCCGCCGCGGGCGCCGGTCAGTTCGGCTCTGGCTGGGCCTGGCTGGTCAAGGACACCGATGGTGGCCTGAAAGTGACCAAGACCGAAAACGGCGTGAACCCCGTTTGCTTTGGTCAGACGGCACTGCTGGGTTGCGATGTGTGGGAGCATTCCTACTACATCGATTTCCGCAACAAGCGTCCGGCCTATCTGACCAACTTCCTCGACAATCTGGTCAACTGGGAAAACGTTGCATCGCGCATGTGA
- a CDS encoding sarcosine oxidase subunit gamma: MSDPVSAMNGAKFSGLAQVEDSGLQGMITLRGDLASDTLKATVKAATGADVPTSGQVSLTDAGGVAWMSPDELLLLVPYAEVEAKVADLSEALKGEHALAVNVSDARGVFRLSGDGAREVLAKICPVDLSAEAFTPGQFRRTRMAQVAAAFWLDHDGAFHIVCFRSVAGYVYNLLSTAAHPQSKVGVLTG; this comes from the coding sequence ATGTCTGATCCTGTCAGCGCAATGAATGGTGCGAAGTTTTCCGGTTTGGCGCAGGTCGAAGACAGCGGGCTGCAGGGGATGATCACCCTGCGCGGTGATCTTGCATCTGACACCCTGAAGGCGACTGTTAAGGCCGCCACCGGGGCGGATGTTCCAACCAGCGGTCAGGTGTCACTGACTGATGCGGGCGGTGTCGCGTGGATGTCCCCGGATGAGCTGCTGCTGCTGGTGCCCTATGCCGAGGTTGAGGCGAAGGTTGCTGACTTGTCAGAGGCGTTGAAAGGCGAGCACGCGCTGGCGGTTAACGTCTCAGATGCGCGCGGTGTGTTCCGCCTGTCTGGTGATGGTGCTCGTGAGGTTCTGGCTAAGATCTGCCCGGTGGACCTGTCGGCTGAGGCCTTCACACCCGGTCAGTTCCGCCGTACCCGCATGGCGCAAGTGGCAGCGGCCTTCTGGCTGGACCACGACGGCGCGTTTCACATCGTCTGCTTCCGTTCCGTTGCCGGATATGTCTACAATTTGTTATCCACAGCGGCGCACCCACAATCTAAGGTAGGCGTGTTAACTGGTTAA
- a CDS encoding LysM peptidoglycan-binding domain-containing protein, with the protein MTDVTGKGGLSATAIGGVAAVVVVLGGVIFLQWGASEQTEAPGSTAGTGDSAVISPSASSDGVRGVPVPANEAPVAQTPAVTAEADSADAAASDGEGIAEDVAGGDASAQAVTDAGDDKDVALALNAPQMDLARFETDGSGMVAGRATPGAVVSLLLDGVVVERLTVPSDGSFVLFTTVAPSTRPQVISLEAALGEAVLPSDAQFILAPVVPVAPVEVAEAPVTERQVADEAAAGAQATDLASAAAPEGDRPAAGTADADTKLSEAQEPRGSDVAADAPDQAIAQTDVADSDAEGTAVVAAAGDASEVTQEETVTAANDIPAAETQAVPATDDNRDEAQDAAAVQAAESDAAQSDDVAATAPETATEAAPEQRAVLRSDASGVTLVQPPTPSLAEAPQTVALDTISYDAEGAVVLSGRVRSDAVVRAYLDNAAVADLPVDEEGRWSGVLPDVAPGIYALRLDALDTDGKVLSRLETPFKREAPEVLQPPVEAAATGTTAPDAAPTGAKPLVRLVTVQEGDTLWAISRERYGDGLLYVRVFDANRQAIRDPDLIYPGQVFSVPVQ; encoded by the coding sequence ATGACGGATGTAACGGGCAAAGGCGGGCTGTCCGCAACCGCCATCGGTGGGGTTGCGGCGGTGGTCGTGGTGCTGGGCGGGGTGATTTTTCTGCAATGGGGCGCCTCGGAGCAGACAGAGGCGCCGGGCAGCACTGCGGGCACGGGGGACAGCGCGGTTATTTCGCCTTCGGCCAGCTCCGATGGCGTGCGCGGGGTGCCTGTCCCCGCCAATGAGGCCCCGGTTGCGCAGACCCCCGCCGTGACTGCGGAGGCAGACAGCGCTGACGCCGCTGCATCCGATGGCGAGGGTATTGCGGAGGACGTGGCCGGCGGTGATGCCTCAGCGCAGGCTGTGACGGATGCGGGAGATGACAAGGATGTTGCGCTGGCCCTGAATGCGCCGCAGATGGATCTGGCGCGGTTTGAGACCGACGGCAGCGGCATGGTGGCGGGGCGGGCGACGCCCGGTGCGGTCGTATCGCTGTTGCTGGACGGGGTTGTGGTGGAGCGGCTGACGGTGCCCTCCGATGGCAGTTTTGTGCTGTTCACCACCGTTGCCCCGTCGACCCGCCCGCAGGTGATTTCATTGGAGGCGGCGCTGGGGGAGGCGGTTCTGCCTTCGGATGCGCAGTTTATTCTGGCCCCCGTGGTCCCCGTGGCCCCGGTTGAGGTGGCGGAGGCCCCGGTTACTGAGCGGCAGGTGGCGGACGAGGCGGCGGCCGGCGCGCAAGCAACAGACCTTGCATCGGCGGCGGCTCCGGAGGGGGATCGTCCTGCTGCCGGTACGGCTGATGCGGACACCAAACTCTCCGAAGCGCAGGAGCCCCGCGGCAGTGACGTTGCAGCGGATGCGCCAGATCAGGCCATCGCTCAGACGGATGTGGCGGACAGCGACGCAGAGGGTACTGCCGTCGTGGCTGCTGCCGGAGACGCTTCTGAGGTGACGCAGGAGGAGACGGTGACAGCCGCCAACGACATACCGGCGGCGGAGACGCAGGCTGTCCCTGCCACGGATGACAACCGCGATGAGGCGCAGGACGCAGCGGCTGTGCAGGCTGCGGAGAGTGATGCGGCGCAATCAGATGACGTCGCGGCGACAGCGCCGGAAACCGCGACAGAGGCGGCGCCGGAGCAGAGGGCGGTGCTGCGCTCTGATGCCAGCGGTGTGACGCTGGTACAGCCGCCGACGCCAAGCCTGGCCGAGGCACCACAGACCGTGGCACTGGATACCATCTCCTACGATGCGGAGGGCGCCGTGGTGCTAAGCGGCCGGGTGCGCTCCGATGCGGTGGTGCGCGCCTATCTGGACAATGCGGCGGTTGCCGATCTGCCGGTGGACGAGGAAGGGCGCTGGTCCGGCGTCCTGCCGGATGTAGCGCCGGGGATTTACGCGCTGCGGCTGGATGCGTTGGACACCGACGGCAAGGTGCTGAGCCGTCTTGAGACCCCGTTCAAACGGGAGGCACCAGAGGTTTTGCAGCCACCGGTCGAGGCGGCCGCCACAGGTACCACAGCACCGGATGCAGCCCCCACCGGGGCGAAACCGCTGGTGCGATTGGTCACCGTACAGGAGGGCGACACCCTCTGGGCAATTTCGCGGGAGCGGTATGGCGACGGGCTGCTCTATGTGCGGGTGTTTGATGCCAACCGACAGGCGATCCGGGACCCGGATCTGATTTACCCCGGTCAGGTATTCTCCGTCCCGGTGCAGTAA
- a CDS encoding host attachment family protein — MAQLDHGTFVLVTDSEKALLLQNTTDAQNPHLEVRRKEEQDNPSDIDQSANRPGRMHDGGPGQRSALDDTDWHELAKERFADDIADLLYERAHKGKLGNIVLVASPQVLGNLRGKLHKEVQDLVTAEIPKTLTNHPIDEIEKIVQQELAA, encoded by the coding sequence ATGGCACAGCTTGACCACGGCACCTTTGTGTTGGTGACCGACAGTGAGAAGGCATTGCTGCTACAGAACACCACCGATGCGCAGAATCCACATTTGGAGGTGCGCCGCAAGGAAGAGCAGGACAATCCGTCTGACATTGACCAATCCGCCAATCGGCCCGGTCGCATGCATGATGGTGGCCCCGGCCAGCGTTCGGCACTGGATGATACCGACTGGCATGAGTTGGCCAAGGAGCGATTTGCCGACGACATTGCCGATCTGCTCTATGAACGGGCGCATAAGGGCAAGCTGGGGAACATCGTGCTGGTGGCCTCGCCGCAGGTTCTGGGCAATCTGCGCGGCAAGCTGCACAAGGAAGTGCAGGATCTGGTCACGGCGGAAATTCCCAAGACGCTGACCAATCACCCGATTGATGAGATTGAGAAGATTGTGCAGCAGGAGCTGGCTGCCTGA
- a CDS encoding TIGR00730 family Rossman fold protein, producing the protein MRIHSVCVYCGSRDGIRPAYAEAAEALGTGLAAQGQRLVYGAGDVGLMGRVARAAQAAGGHTFGVIPEHLVRREVAKTDLNTYVVTETMHERKKVMLYNADAVVVLPGGAGSLDELFEALTWRQLELHGKPILILNIDGYWDPLKALVEHVVAEGFAGRETTEALTWVSTVEDALATLRG; encoded by the coding sequence ATGCGTATTCATTCCGTCTGTGTGTATTGTGGATCGCGCGACGGGATCCGCCCCGCCTATGCCGAGGCCGCCGAGGCGCTCGGCACCGGGCTAGCGGCGCAGGGTCAGCGATTGGTCTACGGCGCCGGTGATGTCGGTCTGATGGGCCGGGTCGCACGTGCGGCGCAGGCCGCAGGCGGGCACACCTTCGGCGTCATCCCCGAGCATCTGGTCCGCCGCGAGGTCGCCAAGACCGATCTTAACACCTATGTGGTCACCGAGACCATGCATGAGCGCAAGAAAGTGATGCTCTATAATGCCGATGCGGTGGTGGTCCTGCCCGGCGGCGCCGGATCGCTGGACGAGTTGTTCGAAGCACTGACCTGGCGCCAGCTGGAATTGCATGGAAAGCCGATCCTGATCCTCAATATCGATGGCTACTGGGATCCGCTGAAGGCCTTGGTCGAGCATGTGGTGGCCGAAGGCTTTGCCGGCAGGGAAACCACAGAGGCGCTCACCTGGGTCAGCACTGTTGAGGATGCGCTGGCAACCCTGCGCGGCTGA